TTTACTTTACATTTTTCTGCTTTAATTATGGAATTAATATTATCAACTGCAGAATCTACAGTATCATTTAATACCCCATAATCATATTTAAACACATACTTTAATTCTTTATATGCTGCATCTAACCTTTTTATCATTGCTTCTTTTGTTTCTGTTGCCCTTTTTTCTATTCTATTTTTAAGTTCTTCCATTGATGGAGGAAGTATAAATATAAAAACACCATCAGGATATATTTCCTTTATAGAAAGCGCACCTTGAATATCAATTTCTAACAATACATCTTTACCTTCCTCAAGCATATCAAATACATATTCTTTTGGTGTACCATAATAATTACTATATACCTCTGCATGCTCTAAAAACTCATTATTTAAAAGCATCTCTTGGAATTTATCTTTAGATATAAAAAAGTAATTAGTACCATCTACCTCTCCTTTTCGTGGCTCTCTTGTGGTTGCAGAAATAGATAAATTTAAATCTAATTCCTTTAATAATTCTTTACATATTGTGCCTTTTCCAGCTCCAGATGGACCAGAAATAACAATTAATAATCCTTTAGACATGTAATTCTCCTTTCAAACTTAGTCATCTTTTTCTTTGTTTCCTTCTAATCTATTTGATATAGTTTCTGGTTGAATTGCTGATAATATTACATGTTCGCTATCTGTTATAATAACAGATCTTGTTCTTCTACCATGTGTAGCATCTATTAACATACTTCTTTCTCTCGCATCTTGTATTACCCTTTTTATAGGAGCCGATTCCGATCCTACAATTGCAACTATTCTATTCCCTGAAACAATATTTCCAAAACCAATACTAATTAATTTCAAACTCAAATAAATCGCTCCTATCTACTCAATATTTTGAACTTGTTCTCTTATTTTTTCTAATTCACTTTTTATTTCAACAACATATTTAGTTATTTCAATATCTCCAACCTTTGAACCCATTGTATTTGCTTCTCGATTCATCTCTTGAATTAAAAAATCTAATTTACGGCCTATAGCATCATCTAAGTTTAAAGTTTCTATTAATTGTGTTATGTGACTATCTAGTCTAACAATTTCTTCTGTTATATTAGCTTTATCAGCAAAATATGCCACCTCATTAGCAAGTTTAGATTCATCTACTTCAACAGAGTTATCTAACAGATCATTTATTCTATTCTCTAATTTCAATTTATATTCTTCAACAACTAAAGGTGATCTATCTTCAATTTTAAAGTTTAAACCCTTTATATAATCAAGCCTTTTTTTAATGTCATGTGCTAATTTCTTTCCTTCTTCACATCTCATAGAATAGATATCTTTAACACTATCTTCAACTGCAACAGATAACACATTCCAAATAACATCTTCAGATTCCTCTTTTTTCTCTACATTTATTATATCAGGATACTTTGTTATACTTTCTAATTTTATAGGGTCATCTAAATTCAAGTCTTGATTTAATAAATCTAAAGCTTCTTTGTAGGATTTTGCTAAATTTAAATTCACATTAACTTCCAGATCTGACTCGCCTATGTTTTCAAGATTTATGTATACCTCTACTCTACCTCTTTTTATTCTTTTCTTAATAATCTTTTTGATTTTTTCTTCTAAATAAGATAAGTGTCTAGGCATTCTTATAATAGTATCATTATATCTATGATTTACAGATTTTATTTCAACATTAAACTGTATTTTTTCATCTTTATTTTCGCCTCTTCCAAACCCAGTCATACTTTTAACCATCAATTTTAC
The DNA window shown above is from Senegalia massiliensis and carries:
- the gmk gene encoding guanylate kinase, whose protein sequence is MSKGLLIVISGPSGAGKGTICKELLKELDLNLSISATTREPRKGEVDGTNYFFISKDKFQEMLLNNEFLEHAEVYSNYYGTPKEYVFDMLEEGKDVLLEIDIQGALSIKEIYPDGVFIFILPPSMEELKNRIEKRATETKEAMIKRLDAAYKELKYVFKYDYGVLNDTVDSAVDNINSIIKAEKCKVNRQIHLIKNIEEA
- the remA gene encoding extracellular matrix/biofilm regulator RemA, giving the protein MSLKLISIGFGNIVSGNRIVAIVGSESAPIKRVIQDARERSMLIDATHGRRTRSVIITDSEHVILSAIQPETISNRLEGNKEKDD
- a CDS encoding YicC/YloC family endoribonuclease, with the protein product MVKSMTGFGRGENKDEKIQFNVEIKSVNHRYNDTIIRMPRHLSYLEEKIKKIIKKRIKRGRVEVYINLENIGESDLEVNVNLNLAKSYKEALDLLNQDLNLDDPIKLESITKYPDIINVEKKEESEDVIWNVLSVAVEDSVKDIYSMRCEEGKKLAHDIKKRLDYIKGLNFKIEDRSPLVVEEYKLKLENRINDLLDNSVEVDESKLANEVAYFADKANITEEIVRLDSHITQLIETLNLDDAIGRKLDFLIQEMNREANTMGSKVGDIEITKYVVEIKSELEKIREQVQNIE